The stretch of DNA TAATGGTGTGATGTATATGAGCACCCAGGCAATGGCGTCGATAAACTTTAATTTTAAAGGCATCGCAGCGCATGCGGCCGGTGCGCCTCACACTGGAAGAAGTGCCTTGGATGCTGTTGAACTCATGAATGTCGGGGCAAACTATTTGCGCGAGCATGTCCCAGACGGCTCACGAATTCATTACGTCATTACAAATGGCGGACTCGCCCCAAATATCGTCCCAGACGAAGCAAGTGTATGGTACTACGCCCGAGCTGCTTCAAAATCAGCGGTCGATGATTTAATCAGGCGAATCCGCCAGGTTGCTGACGGTGCAGCACTCATGACTGAGACCTCTGTCACGTCGTCTATTCTTGCCAACACATATGAGTACCTCCCCAACGATACAATCAACAAGGCTCTGTTTGAAAATATGGAGGCTCTTGGTGCACCGAGCTTTACAAAGGAAGAGCATGACTTTGCCGCGCAGTTACTCGACACGGTTGATAGCAAAACGATCGAGTCCGCCAAAACGATGTTTGGCAAGCGACTGAATAAGCCACTTCCGACCGATAACATCGATACAACCGACCATACAGGTGTTACAATGCCTGGCTCATCTGATGTCGCCGATGTCAGCTGGATTACACCGACCGCATGGGTGACGACGACCTGCGCACCTGTCGGCGTTTTAAACCATTCGTGGCAGGCAACCGCGGCATTTGGCTCTACCCTCGGCATGAAGGGCATGCATTATGCAGCTAAAACGATGGCGGTCACGGCATATGATTTGTTATCGGACCAAGATCTATTAAAGAACGCTCAGCGTGAATTTAAAAATCAGACGAAAGACCAGCCTTATACGTGCGGCATTCCTGATGAGATTAAACCGCCAGCACATCAGCACACCCCGCCGGTCACAGCCATTTAAAGCGCATTAGCAGTGACTTTTGCAATCAAAAAGAACATGACAAAAGCCGACTTAAAAAGTCGGCTTTATTTTATTAAAAACGTTCGCACCGTCGCTTTCTTTCGCGTCTAGGCTGAAAATATAGAAAAAGTGCTACATTCCACCTGAACATATGTAGCCTGAAGCGGTTGTTGACATGGAGAGCATGAACATGCTCTCTAACGAAAACTCGATCGAACATGCCGCTCACGAGACGACGGATCAGAGTATTGGTAATAAAAAGTGAACCGTCGTCAGGGATTGCGCATAGCAACCTATACTGAAAATCTACGTAGCAACCCGTTTAAACCGTCCGCTTGCTGTGCAAGTTGCTCTGCCCTTGAAGTAATGGTCTCCATCGAGCTAGAACTTTGTTGGACGGAAGCTGAAGCCTCCTCCATCGCTAAAGCAGACTGATCGGCAATCTGTGTCATCCCGTCTATTTTTGCTTTGATGACCGTACTGCCTTCGACCATACCGGATAACCGCTTTGTAATACTTTGAATATGCTCAGTCATCTCTGATACAGAAGATTCAATCGTATCAAACGTCATGCTTGTTTCCTCAATTTTCCTTTGTCCATTTTTCGCCTCACGATAACCGTTTTCGAGGGCTTTGACGACCTCAGCAGTTTCAGTTTGCACACTACCAATGACCTGAGTCATCTCTTCAATGGCATGAGCGACTTGACCAGACAGACTTCTGACCTCTTCCGCTACGATGACAAATCCTTTCCCTTGTTCACCAGCACGAGCCGCTTCAATCGCAGCATTCAACGCTAAAAGATTCGTTTGCCGAGCGATGGATTCAACCGTTTCCGTCAACGATGAAATCTTTTGTGACTCTTTATCTAGCCGTTCTACTTTATGTACAGCTCCTTGAACCATTTGTTCAATGGCTTGCATCTGCTTAGTTGATTGTTTCATGAGGCATTGACCATTCTCTGTCATCTGATGAACACGGACTGAAGCGTCTTCAACTTGATCACCGTGTTCGCTTGCATCACGGATGGCTTCCAAAAAAGATGACATCGTACGCGAGATTGAGGTCGCTTCGCTTGCCTGATGCTCTGATCCTTCGAACAGTCCTTGCATCGTTACGGCAACTTGCATGCTGCCTTCCCTGATTTCGTTCGCTGAGGAGGTCACTTCTCCGCTTTGTGTTGTTACGGTGTCCGACACTTGCTGCACTTGATGAAGCATTTCCTTTAAGCGACGTCGCATTTGCGTAATGGCTTGCCCGAGTTGACCAATCTCATCCTTTCCTTCATAAGCGATTTTTTCAACATCAAGCCGCCCCTCAGCAATGTGCTGCGCTGTTGCAACCACATTGTTTAAGTCTCTGCGCACGTAACGATTCACCCACCAGACAAGCAAAGGCCCAAGAATGGTTGAACTTGCTAAAGAAATGACAAGCACCACGATGGCTTCTTGCATACCGGCCCGCGCATTGTAAACCATTAATTGCTGTTGATTATCGACGACCATACGCAAATTGGATACAGCAAGAACGGCTTCGTCCCTCAGCTCCCGCACTTCATGACGAGCTTCTAATGCACTTGCCATATCCCCAGCTTGTACATACGGTACGATCGATTGTAAAAAAAGCGTATTGATCTGTTGTTCTTTTTCAACAAGCGTACTAAAAAACTCCTTTTCTCCTGCGGTTTCAATAAAAGGCTCTATCTGTTGTTGAAGTCTATAAATACTATCGTTATTTTCAGCAAACTGATTCGTGATCATTGCATTTGGCGTCGTTATATAATCCGCTATTTGGATGTTATTTTCTTGAATCAGTGAATTAAGTTGAGCAATATTTGACACGAGCGAGCTTCGTTCACGCAACTCATTCATTTCTTTTTCCACGTCATTCATATTGATGTAAACAACAATGGAAGATAGAGCAAACAACATAACTGCAGATGCTAATGCAATCCCATATTTCCATCCAATTGGCATGTTACGAAACATCGCGGTACGATTCATATGTAACAACCCCTTTTTAAGATCATGACTTCATTCATTAGCCAAAAAGTCCTATAAAAAGTGTAGCATGAATGACTTATGGAATTTGTTTGATTTTTGTAAAAGGATTGTTAACATATTTAGAAAATACTGGAGATATGTACCCTAAGATATCAACCAAAATGTAACGGCTACGATAAGAGTATGATAAGACTTAAAATCTTCAGGTATAAAGAAAAACAGTGGTACAGCAATGATCAAATATAGGGGCATCATTATCCAATAGCGTTTATTTTTAAAGTGTTTAATAACATATCCTTTTTAATATTTTGCAATTATCTATACAAAAATTCATTCTTTCAGGTGGACACTGTTGTCAAGACACGATTTTGAGGTAGGGGTGACGCTCATGCAATGTCCCATCCTTCAAGCATTTTGTCTACTTCAGCTTAGAGGAGAAAGCTCTCCCCTAAGTGAGTAGAATCGTCATTGACTATAAGCTTGGTAGCCAATCATTGGTGAGGACGTTCTGTAAAGAGACTGTTGGTTTCTTTTCGTCACTCTTTAAGCTTGTGTAATCATTTAAATAGACTGCTTTTACTTAATTGTTCTCTATATGCGTTCAGTGTATTACCACTTGTATGTCCTTTGCCGTCCCGCCCATGCTGATGTTAATCTCATGCTACTTTAATCGGTTTGATGGGTTTCCTCACCTTCTTCACCTAAAGATGCATGCGAGCGTTGACCACAACAGTCACCTTTTCCCCTTCACACCGTCCTTACGTACACTGCAAGTGGCAAGCTTGACGCGCCAGCAGTCATATACCGAAATGTATAGAGACTTACTCCGGGCGGTGCTTCATGGAGGTCAATGAGCGCCGTGTCATTGTATGGACGTAGCAACGGAATGCCACGAACCATTCCCCGTATCTCGGCCGCCCCTGCAAATGCACCACCACGCGGGTTCACTCTAATTTCCACTGTTTCCGTCTCTTCCGACCCATTGAAGACGGGCACCTGTACTGTATACACTCCACCAAACTGCCCTATGTTTTCTTTTGACCCGGGGACATCACTTTTTTCCGGTACCATCAACGCGTCGGTTGGAGGTCCACCATCCAGTGCTTTTGGAGCGCATGTAGGGTAAAGCTTTTCTTCTCCGGTTTCATACAGCGAAAGGGTGCCAATGGTCTCAGAAAACGGCCAGCTCCCTCGAGGATGGGGCAAATCGTTCGGAATCGGCTCATCAGTGATTGGCCGAACATCGGCACAAACATCTTGGCTCACAACTGTACGAATCACATAGTCTAAAGGACCCGAACCTTTTCCACGAATGATTGTCAGCTCATAAATAAATCCGTATAAATGATCGTCAGGCACAGTTGCCGCTTCCACCAGTGCAATGTCATTCTCCACGAGTTGGTCATCAACAGGGCGAATGGCTTCAAGGGTGCCTCCAAGGCAAGCCTTGGCGAGACACTGCCCAACATCCATCAGCCAACCATTCGTACGAAAATGCTGCTGACGATTGATATCCTGAATATAGACAGCATTCTCCTCTGATTTATTTTCTAATGTAACCCCAATTTGAATCGGCGCATCCATTTTGTTTAAGTGCCAACCGAAAATGCGATGCTTCACACACGTTTCAGATGTGTGGACGACATCGTGCCAAAGGGTAGCTGTTTCATCCATTAATACATCTGGTGTGAGTGTTTCTGGATTATCGCTAACCATCAACCTCCGTTCATCACCCGGTGTCGCTGACGCCACCTCGGCAAAATTTTTTGGAACATCCAAAGCTTCTTTGATGAGATCCTCTTGAAAACAGGACAAATCACCACACTCCTTCACATAGATGTAAGGCCTCCCTATTTGTTATATGAGAAAAAACACGGCGCATGATGCTAGACAGGTTCTTTTCTGTGGAAAAAGCCAAAGGACCTATACGCACTTTCATGTCCGATAAAATCCACCTTTACAAAAAGCCTATGGTACACTGAACAAAAAACCGCTCGTATTTGGGCGGATTGAGAAAGGAAGCATTCTTGTGAAATTTGCTACCATTGGTACCAATTGGATTACAGACGCATTTATTGAAGCAGCGCAGCAAACCGGCAAATGGGAGCTGTACGCCGTCCACTCACGCACGGCAGAACGAGCACGATCGTTTGCAGAAACCTACGGCGTTGACCAATGGTTTACGTCGGTCGAAGAGCTTGCTGCAACGCCGGACATTGACGCAGTGTACATTGCCTCGCCAAACGCACTGCATCAAGAACAGGTGCTGACATGCATTCAACATCAAAAGCATGTCATCGTCGAAAAGCCTTGTTTTCAAACGCTTGATGAATTCGATGCCGTCCATGAAGCAGCCAAAGCGCAAGGCGTCTACGTCTTCGAAGCAGCCCGCCATATTCATGAACCAGAACATCAACTCATTCACAAACAGCTTTCTCGTGTCGGTGACCTGCACGGGGCTGTACTTGTGTATGCCAAGTATTCATCACGTTACAATCAAGTGCTTCAAGGGGAGGAGCCAAATATTTTTTCTTTACAGTATGGAGGCGGGTCCCTTGTTGACCTCGGCATTTATCCACTGTACACCGCAGTCTCTCTCTTCGGCGTGCCGAAAAAAGCGAGCTACAGCCCAACCATCATCCAAACAGGGGCTGACGGCGGCGGACCCATTGTTTTAACGTACGACAATTTTGCTGTAACCATTTTACAATCTAAAATTAGCACGTCCTCTTTACACAATGAAATTCTCGGAGCAAATGGAACACTATCGTTTGATGCTGTAGCCGATATCCAATCCGTCCAATTCCGCGATAACCAAACTGGAGAGGTCGAGACGCTCGCAAACCATAATGACGGACTTGGCATGGGCCACGAAGCCACTGCCTTTGCCCGCGTCATTGCAGAAAACGACGTGGATATGTACAAAAGCTGGACAACCTTAAGCCGACAAGTCCTTGCACTGCTTTGCGAATTGCGTCATCAAAATGGGCTTTATTTTGCCGCAGAAACCGCTCCCGAACAAGACGCCCATTCGTAATATCCGCACAAAAAAGAGGATAGCTGTCTTTTACATAGACATCATATCCTCTTCTCCATATCGTGCGATTTAATTTTCCAACTTTTTTCTCATCTGCCTGACTAGCAGCAAATGACTTAACTGTAGTTTTCATTACCGGTGGAACGATAGTACGAAAGCCAGCCCGCAAAACCAACAACGGCCAGAGCTGTAATGCCAAGAACTTTACAAGATTTTTTCATCAGTGCCACCTCCGCTTTTTATCCAACCTCTACTAAATATCATACCACTAATAGACGCAAATGATAATCTTCTCCCCCCTCAATGACACAATATTTTTCCATTTGTCTGCTTGATTTAATTCGTTTTTTTAAGATCCTTCAACTATTTGTTTTCCTCTGGCGTCTCATCTATGTAGACTACGATACCACTTGAGGTAAAAGGAGCTTTATGGCCATGAAGAACACCCCTGTCCGACAGACACTTGTGTCAGCGGTACATCAGTATAAAGAAGATATGTACCGGCTTGCCTTCAGCTACGTGAAAAATCAAGCCGACGCATTGGACGTCGTCCAGTCATCGATTGAAAAAGCGCTAAAATCTGTACAAAGGCTGCAACAAATCGAAGCAATGAAAAGCTGGCTCCTTACGATTGTCGTAAGGACGTCACTCGACATTTTACGAAAACAGACCAAAGTGACTGTGTTGGAGGAAGAAGCGTTCACTTCTTATGGCCGTGAAGATCGTTATCCCGATCTTGATCTTATTGAAGCCATAGATGCATTACCGATAAAATATCGAAGCATTATCATTTTGCGCTTCTTTGAGGACTTTAAAATTCACGAAATCGCTCATATGCTCGAGGAAAATGAAAATACCGTGAAATCGCGCTTATACAAGGCATTGAAGCTTCTCCGCGTTTCACTTTCAGAGGAGGATATTGGACAATGACTGACCCATTCCGCAAAGCTAGAAACACGTATAAAAATACACCGATCCCAAAGGAACTGGATCGCTTGGTCGACCAAGCTTTACAAACATCACCACGAAAAAGGCGTTGGCCGCAGCGATCGCTAGTCGGTATTGCCGCAGCAGCCGCCATTTTCGCCGGCACCGTCAACATGAGCCCGACCGTCGCTGAAGCGATGGCAAAATGGCCAGTGATTGGCGACGTCGTCAAAACCATTACGTTCGCTGAGGTTGAGATGGAAGAAAAAAAAGCGAGCTTCCAAGCCACTTCTCCGGATATCCAGGGAGGCGACTCTGCACTTGCTGCGCAGCTCAATGAACAGTACATTGAGGAAAACAAACAGCTCTACAACGAATTTATGAGTGAGCTTGACACCCTTGAGAAAAACGAGACTGCCCATCTTGCCGTCGATAGTGGATACAATATTGTCACCGACACACCGCAGATCCTGTCCATCCATCGCTATGTCGTAGAAATGCGCGGTTCTAGTGCGCAAACAAACCAATACGATACGATCGACAAAGAAAATGAAATGTTGATCACCCTGCCAAGCCTGTTCACTGATCACTCATACATTGAGGCGATTAGCGAAAGTATTAAACAGCAAATGAAAGCACAAATGGCAGCCGATGAAAATAAAACATACTGGCTTGAAGACGATGACATGACTGAGCCCTTCCAACAGATTGACGACGACCACACCTTTTATATTACAGAAAGCCATCAATTGGTCATTGTCTTTGACGACTACGAAGTCGCACCCGGTTATATGGGCAGTGTAGAATTTACCATTCCTACTGAGGCAATTGACCACTTACTTGTCAGCAATGCGTATATTCGTTAGCGATTAGAGAAGAAACGGTGACCTTCCAATGATACGGAGCGTCACCGTTTGTTAGTGATTGTGAAAAAACATAGCGTGGTAGAACGAAAAAAAGAATAAGGACAAAAAGGGCAGCGCTGTATCTTGTCATTCTAGCCTGACTAAAGAACACTTCGCCCTAAGCGCGTAATGCGACCGAAGAGACCTTCAGTGCCCGGCCAACCTGAGCCCTTGCTCAGAGGCTGACTGCTTTATCAAGATACAAAATTCCAAAAGCCTGCTTACATCATGTAAAAACGAGCTGATTGTAAACGAAGGATTGACCTCAACATAAATTTATGATTCCATTAATGTAAACTTATTTTATTTAAAGTTTACATTAAACGCATGAATGAGGAGGCTTTATCAATAATGACCCGTGATCTTCAACCATTGGCGCGACAAGTCATCAACGGCTATGAACTAACACGAGCAGAAGCACGAATGATCTTAGATTATCCCGACGACGACATTCTCCCTTTGCTCCATAGCGCTTATACGATTCGGAAGCATTATTACGGTAACAAGGTTAAATTAAATCTGATTATCAATACGAAGTCAGGGGCTTGTCCAGAAAACTGCGGCTATTGTGCCCAGTCACGCGATTCAACTCATCCGATTCAAAAGTACCGCATGATGGACAAGGACACGATTGTTCAAGGGGCTGAAAAAGCGCATCAGCTGAACTCAGGTACATATTGTATTGTTGCTAGCGGACGCGGTCCGACCGAACGTGAATTAGCAAATGTGACGAGTGCCGTCAAAGAGATTAAAGAAAAATACCCGTTAAAGATTTGTGCTTGCCTCGGTATTTTAAAGCCAAGTCAAGCGGAGCGGCTGAAAGAAGCAGGTGTCGACCGTTATAATCATAATATTAATACGTCAGAAAATCATCACGACCAAATTACGACCAGTCATACGTACCAAGACCGCGTCTCGACAGTCCATAAAGCGAAAGAAGCAGGCATCTCGCCTTGCTCAGGTGTCATTGTCGGCATGAGAGAAACGAAACAAGACGTCATCGACATGGCAGTTGCTTTAAAAGCACTAGACGCCGATTCAATTCCCGTCAATTTTCTTCATGCAATGGAAGGGACGTTGTTAGAAGGTACTGACGAACTTCATCCACTCTATTGTCTCAAAGTACTGTGCTTGTTCCGCTTCATTAACCCGACGAAGGAAATCCGCATCTCCGGCGGACGAGAAGTCAACTTGCGAAGCTTACAGCCACTTGGCTTATATCCTGCCAATTCCATTTTTATCGGCGATTATTTAACAACAGCCGGACAAGAAGGCACGAAGGATCATCAGATGTTAAAGGACCTCGGCTTTGAGATCGATTATGAAAAAAGTGAATTCCCCGTGTGAAAAATTTTAAAAATAAATGCCTCATTTTCGGCGCCAGAGAGTGGCTTGATTCGTTACAATAGAAGTATCCGAATGACGAGGTGAACGGTATGCTCTCAGCAGAACAAAAAAAGGAATTTTACGAAGCACTTCTTAGAAAAGACACGGCATACGAAGGCATCTTTTTCGTTGGGGTGAAAACGACAGGTGTGTTTTGTCGCCCCTCCTGCCCAGCACGAAAACCGAAAAGCGAGAACTGCGAGTTTTTCCGCACGGCTCAGGAAGCGCTCCTCGCCTCCTTTCGCCCGTGCAAGCGATGCCAGCCACTGTCACACCCAAGTCACGTATCGCCACTCGTTCGCAAGCTTGTGGAAGCCATTGAACAACAGCCAGAAAAGCGTTGGAGCAATCGAGATTTAGACGACCTCGATATCGACGCCTCGACCGCACGCCGCCAGTTTCAAAAACGCTTCGGTATGACTTTCGTTGAATACGCGCGCGCGCGACGAATGGGACTGGCCATGAAAAACATTCGTGCAGGCGCTTCCGTGCTTGATGCGCAACTTACGACCGGCTATGAATCAGGCAGCGGATTCAGAGATGCATTTTCACGCATTATGGGCGAACCACCTGCCCGTGCCGGTCAATCCACAACCGTCCTAAAGACCGCATGGCTGGATACACCACTCGGTCCAATGATTACAATGGCCGACGAAGACGTCCTCTGGCTCTTAGAGTTCGTCGATCGTCGTGGACTTGAGCGGGAAATAGAACGCCTGCGGCAAAAGTATCATGCCATGATTGTCCCCGGAACGAGCGCACCCATTGAGTCTATTGAAAAAGAATTACAAGCCTATTACTCTGGAACGTTGACAAACTTCGAGACCCCGATTCGCTTCTGCGGCTCCCCATTTCAAACGAGCGTCTGGCAAGCACTCCAAGCCATTCCGCACGGAGAGACACGCTCTTATGCCGAGCTCGCCCAAGCCGTCGGTCGTCCAACAGCAACACGTGCCGTAGCGAACGCAAACGGCGCCAACCAACTGGCCATTATCGTCCCATGTCATCGCGTGATCCGCTCCAACGGCGATCTCGGCGGTTATGCTGGCGGGCTTTCCCGGAAGCAATGGCTTATTGACCATGAAAAAATGGGCATGCCTAATGATCAATAAGGCTCCCTGCGAATTTGGGAGCCCTTTTACTTTTTTGAAAAACACGTCGCTAGCTAACGTAACCTCTGTAAAAAGAGTCCAGACAGCTCCTTTCACACTAAAAAACTTTCACAGCTTAGCAACATTTTATAAATCCTGTGACAGCCGCACCATATCAACAACCTGTATGCCATTTTCATAGATCGGCTCATCGTAATGACGCAAGAAAAAATCACGATCAATCCACGTCATCCGAAAACCGCATTTCTGGTAGAGCGCCAACTGACCAACGCTTGAATTTCCCGTCCCGACCTCAATGGTTTGATAACCTAAACGTCGCGATTCCTCCACCGCATGCAGTACAAGTCGTTTTCCGATCCCTTGTCCTTGCCACTTCTCATCTACCGACACATTGACAAGCTCCACAGTGTCTGGACGCGTCGAAATCAACACGTAAACGCCGATGATCGCACCATCCTCGATCGCCACATGGCATTTCCCACGTGACACGTATTCCTCCACAAGCAATGGGGATGGGTCTGCTTGCAAGAGGAGCTCCATCGGGAGAGGTTCTTCTGTGTTCTCAAGCTTGAAAATGTCCAAAGCGAGCACCTCTTTCACCATAAATTGTCAGACTTTATTATATCTTAATTTTACCGAATTTAAAATCTCATGAAGTAATCCCCTATCCCCCAACGTTTCCCTCGTTTTGCTTGAATGTAAAAACATATACAAAGAGACCTAATCATCATTAGGTCTCCACTTTCCTTCAACTTATCTTACGTGTACCTTATATTTACCCCTTCAACCCGCTTAAAGCAATTCCAGCAATAAAATAACGTTGCAGGAAAACGAAGATGAGGATCATTGGCAGCGTGGCAAGTAAGGCACCTGCCATAAGCAATGGATACTCCGTCGCATATTGACCTTGGAAGTTTGCGATTCCAATCGACAGAACGCGCATGCTATCGGACGATGTGACGATCAACGGCCAGAGGAAGTCATTCCATGAGGCAAGAACCGTAAAGATCGCTAAAGCGACAAGCGCTGGTCGTGATAATGGCAAGATAATCCTCCAAAAAATCCCAGGGTAAGAGCAACCATCAATTTTCGCAGCCTCGTCAAGCTCACGCGGAATGGCCATAAAGAATTGACGAAGTAAGAAGACGCCGAAAGCACTAAAGATGCCAGGAACGATTAATGCGGCAAACGTGTCAATCCAACCAAATTCTCTCATGATGACAAAGGTTGGAATCATCACAATTTGTGAAGGCACCATTAAAACCGATAGAATGGCGACGAAAATGACATTTTTAAACGGAAAATAGAGGCGGGCAAAGGCGTATGCAGCCATCGAACAGAGGATTAGCTGTCCAACAGTACGCCCGACGGTCACAATTAACGTGTTCATAAAATATTGCAGAAAGTCGAATTGCTGGAAAACTCGTGCGTAGTTATCAAGTTGAAATTCATTCGGAAAAATGGTCGGCGGCACCTGCATGGATTCAGCAAAGCTTTTAAATGACGTGCTGATCATCCAGAGGAACGGCGTGACCATAATGAATGCGCCTAAAATGAGTATGATATGAACGATCCATTTACGATGACGATTGTGTGGCAACGCAAATTCCTCCTTTTATTGATAATGCACCCATTTTTTTGCAGCACCATTTGTACAATGGTGAAAATCAGTATGACGAGGAACAATAGCAAGGCTTGCGCCGACGCATATCCCATATCAAAGAATTTAAAGCCATCTTCCCAAATACTGTAAACCACCGTGCGTGTCGGTTCTAACAACGTCGGGTTATCTCCGACCATGACGAAAATTAAATCAAAGACCTGTAGTGAGTTAATCATCGCCATCACTAAAACAAAGAAGAGGCTCGGCGTTACAAGCGGTAAAGTGATATGGAAAAACTTTTTAATTTCTCCCGCTCCATCAAGTGTTGCCGCTTCATAGTACGTATCTGAAATCCCCTGTAAACCAGCTAAAATAATGACCGTGTTATATCCAATACTTGTCCAAACACTAGCGATAATAATAGATAAAAGTGCAAAGCGTTCATCAAACAGCCAGTTAATTGGATCTATTCCGATTTTTCCGAGGAAAAAATTGATCAGTCCATATTCAGAATTATACAACCAACGCCAAATCATACCTACCGCGATCGGCATGGTAACGACCGGTAGGAAATACAATGTCCGATAGATAACCATCCCTTTAATTTTTGCATTTAGTAGTACGGCCACAATGGTCGC from Litoribacterium kuwaitense encodes:
- a CDS encoding amidohydrolase — its product is MNDIKKAIVQWLEGEEAFFTDIAKQIWDQPQIAYEEAFAADLQMNTLAKHGFRISPNIADIPTAFYAEYGNGHPIIGILGEFDALPGLSQKVSTTYDPVQPNGPGHGCGHNLLGTAGVAAVIAIKKQIEAGTISGTIRYYGCPAEEVLSGKTFMARAGAFDDLACALTWHPWMYNGVMYMSTQAMASINFNFKGIAAHAAGAPHTGRSALDAVELMNVGANYLREHVPDGSRIHYVITNGGLAPNIVPDEASVWYYARAASKSAVDDLIRRIRQVADGAALMTETSVTSSILANTYEYLPNDTINKALFENMEALGAPSFTKEEHDFAAQLLDTVDSKTIESAKTMFGKRLNKPLPTDNIDTTDHTGVTMPGSSDVADVSWITPTAWVTTTCAPVGVLNHSWQATAAFGSTLGMKGMHYAAKTMAVTAYDLLSDQDLLKNAQREFKNQTKDQPYTCGIPDEIKPPAHQHTPPVTAI
- a CDS encoding methyl-accepting chemotaxis protein, with protein sequence MNRTAMFRNMPIGWKYGIALASAVMLFALSSIVVYINMNDVEKEMNELRERSSLVSNIAQLNSLIQENNIQIADYITTPNAMITNQFAENNDSIYRLQQQIEPFIETAGEKEFFSTLVEKEQQINTLFLQSIVPYVQAGDMASALEARHEVRELRDEAVLAVSNLRMVVDNQQQLMVYNARAGMQEAIVVLVISLASSTILGPLLVWWVNRYVRRDLNNVVATAQHIAEGRLDVEKIAYEGKDEIGQLGQAITQMRRRLKEMLHQVQQVSDTVTTQSGEVTSSANEIREGSMQVAVTMQGLFEGSEHQASEATSISRTMSSFLEAIRDASEHGDQVEDASVRVHQMTENGQCLMKQSTKQMQAIEQMVQGAVHKVERLDKESQKISSLTETVESIARQTNLLALNAAIEAARAGEQGKGFVIVAEEVRSLSGQVAHAIEEMTQVIGSVQTETAEVVKALENGYREAKNGQRKIEETSMTFDTIESSVSEMTEHIQSITKRLSGMVEGSTVIKAKIDGMTQIADQSALAMEEASASVQQSSSSMETITSRAEQLAQQADGLNGLLRRFSV
- a CDS encoding Gfo/Idh/MocA family protein: MKFATIGTNWITDAFIEAAQQTGKWELYAVHSRTAERARSFAETYGVDQWFTSVEELAATPDIDAVYIASPNALHQEQVLTCIQHQKHVIVEKPCFQTLDEFDAVHEAAKAQGVYVFEAARHIHEPEHQLIHKQLSRVGDLHGAVLVYAKYSSRYNQVLQGEEPNIFSLQYGGGSLVDLGIYPLYTAVSLFGVPKKASYSPTIIQTGADGGGPIVLTYDNFAVTILQSKISTSSLHNEILGANGTLSFDAVADIQSVQFRDNQTGEVETLANHNDGLGMGHEATAFARVIAENDVDMYKSWTTLSRQVLALLCELRHQNGLYFAAETAPEQDAHS
- a CDS encoding RNA polymerase sigma factor; the protein is MKNTPVRQTLVSAVHQYKEDMYRLAFSYVKNQADALDVVQSSIEKALKSVQRLQQIEAMKSWLLTIVVRTSLDILRKQTKVTVLEEEAFTSYGREDRYPDLDLIEAIDALPIKYRSIIILRFFEDFKIHEIAHMLEENENTVKSRLYKALKLLRVSLSEEDIGQ
- a CDS encoding RsiV family protein; the encoded protein is MTDPFRKARNTYKNTPIPKELDRLVDQALQTSPRKRRWPQRSLVGIAAAAAIFAGTVNMSPTVAEAMAKWPVIGDVVKTITFAEVEMEEKKASFQATSPDIQGGDSALAAQLNEQYIEENKQLYNEFMSELDTLEKNETAHLAVDSGYNIVTDTPQILSIHRYVVEMRGSSAQTNQYDTIDKENEMLITLPSLFTDHSYIEAISESIKQQMKAQMAADENKTYWLEDDDMTEPFQQIDDDHTFYITESHQLVIVFDDYEVAPGYMGSVEFTIPTEAIDHLLVSNAYIR
- the bioB gene encoding biotin synthase BioB: MTRDLQPLARQVINGYELTRAEARMILDYPDDDILPLLHSAYTIRKHYYGNKVKLNLIINTKSGACPENCGYCAQSRDSTHPIQKYRMMDKDTIVQGAEKAHQLNSGTYCIVASGRGPTERELANVTSAVKEIKEKYPLKICACLGILKPSQAERLKEAGVDRYNHNINTSENHHDQITTSHTYQDRVSTVHKAKEAGISPCSGVIVGMRETKQDVIDMAVALKALDADSIPVNFLHAMEGTLLEGTDELHPLYCLKVLCLFRFINPTKEIRISGGREVNLRSLQPLGLYPANSIFIGDYLTTAGQEGTKDHQMLKDLGFEIDYEKSEFPV
- a CDS encoding bifunctional transcriptional activator/DNA repair enzyme AdaA, coding for MLSAEQKKEFYEALLRKDTAYEGIFFVGVKTTGVFCRPSCPARKPKSENCEFFRTAQEALLASFRPCKRCQPLSHPSHVSPLVRKLVEAIEQQPEKRWSNRDLDDLDIDASTARRQFQKRFGMTFVEYARARRMGLAMKNIRAGASVLDAQLTTGYESGSGFRDAFSRIMGEPPARAGQSTTVLKTAWLDTPLGPMITMADEDVLWLLEFVDRRGLEREIERLRQKYHAMIVPGTSAPIESIEKELQAYYSGTLTNFETPIRFCGSPFQTSVWQALQAIPHGETRSYAELAQAVGRPTATRAVANANGANQLAIIVPCHRVIRSNGDLGGYAGGLSRKQWLIDHEKMGMPNDQ
- a CDS encoding GNAT family N-acetyltransferase, with amino-acid sequence MDIFKLENTEEPLPMELLLQADPSPLLVEEYVSRGKCHVAIEDGAIIGVYVLISTRPDTVELVNVSVDEKWQGQGIGKRLVLHAVEESRRLGYQTIEVGTGNSSVGQLALYQKCGFRMTWIDRDFFLRHYDEPIYENGIQVVDMVRLSQDL
- a CDS encoding carbohydrate ABC transporter permease, with translation MVTPFLWMISTSFKSFAESMQVPPTIFPNEFQLDNYARVFQQFDFLQYFMNTLIVTVGRTVGQLILCSMAAYAFARLYFPFKNVIFVAILSVLMVPSQIVMIPTFVIMREFGWIDTFAALIVPGIFSAFGVFLLRQFFMAIPRELDEAAKIDGCSYPGIFWRIILPLSRPALVALAIFTVLASWNDFLWPLIVTSSDSMRVLSIGIANFQGQYATEYPLLMAGALLATLPMILIFVFLQRYFIAGIALSGLKG